A single region of the Ictalurus punctatus breed USDA103 chromosome 17, Coco_2.0, whole genome shotgun sequence genome encodes:
- the LOC108277582 gene encoding olfactory receptor 1D2-like, with amino-acid sequence MDNVSRIFMFSLSGLNVTMETRYVFFSLTTLVYHVILLCNIIVILCIVLDKQLHEPMYIFLCNLCINALYGTAGFYPKFMYDLLTQFHEISYVGCLIQVFIIYSSALCDVSTLTVMAYDRYLAICKPLEYHSEMNNQKVVKCILFCWLPPIISMAIVVLLTSRLTLCGSNIEKLYCETWAVAKLACSSTIVNNVVGYIIILVYFGHAVLIVYSYIHLIRICTKSKESKYRFMQTCVPHLLALFNIAVALLFDVFYSRYGYTISVPLSVRNFMALDFLFVPPVLNPLIYGLKLAKIRKKVIRMIFRFNIAIA; translated from the coding sequence ATGGATAATGTTTCCAGGATCTTCATGTTCTCCCTCTCTGGATTAAATGTTACAATGGAAAccagatatgtttttttttcattgaccACACTGGTTTATCATGTGATCTTGCTGTgcaatattattgttattttatgcATTGTCTTAGACAAGCAGCTTCATGAGCCTATGTACAtatttttgtgtaatttatGTATCAATGCACTTTATGGCACTGCAGGTTTTTACCCTAAATTCATGTATGACTTACTGACTCAGTTTCATGAAATTTCATATGTTGGATGTCTGATTcaggtatttattatttattcatctgcTTTATGTGATGTATCAACTCTAACAGTAATGGCGTATGACAGGTATTTGGCCATATGTAAACCACTAGAGTACCACTCTGAAATGAACAACCAAAAAGTTGTAAAATGTATTCTTTTTTGTTGGCTTCCACCAATTATTTCCATGGCTATTGTAGTGTTGTTAACATCAAGACTAACCCTATGTGGCtcaaatattgaaaaattatACTGTGAAACATGGGCAGTTGCTAAACTGGCCTGTTCCTCTACAATAGTGAACAATGTGGTTGGATATATAAttattcttgtttattttgGACATGCAGTATTGATTGTTTATTCATACATTCACTTGATTAGAATTTGCACAAAGTCAAAAGAAAGCAAATACAGATTTATGCAGACTTGTGTGCCGCATCTACTTGCTCTGTTTAATATTGCTGTTGCTTTATTGTTTGATGTGTTCTACAGTCGATATGGTTACACCATATCTGTTCCTCTAAGTGTGCGAAATTTCATGGCATTGGATTTCCTGTTTGTACCTCCTGTTTTAAATCCCCTTATTTATGGATTAAAACTGGCCAAAATACGGAAGAAAGTGATAAGAATGATCTTCAGATTCAACATTGCTATCGCATAA
- the LOC108277583 gene encoding olfactory receptor 142-like produces MENSSGEFMFVLHGLKDTRTNKHIYFAFGVIVYSMTLFINLILAIAVILDKTLHEPMYIFICSLFFNGMLGASAFYPKILADLLSEYHVISYVGCLSQVSIIYFYVFCEYTCLTVMSYDRYISICKPLEYHSIMTLQKGFKLLFFTWLCSLLESSVGVLLTAQLPLCGNVIDKLYCSNWEVVKLSCTDVSVNNVYGYFIIFSHVSQAVFIIVSYICIIRACLRSKRQWPKFMQTCLPHLIALTNFTIALLFDLMYARYGKSQGLQALRNILGIEFLVVPPLLNPIIYGFKLTQIRQGLLKMYWHRCKALQHR; encoded by the coding sequence ATGGAAAATTCCTCTGGAGAGTTCATGTTTGTGCTTCATGGATTGAAGGACACAaggacaaacaaacatatttacTTTGCATTTGGTGTAATTGTCTATAGTATGACTCTATTTATAAATTTGATACTAGCTATTGCAGTCATTCTTGACAAAACACTTCATGAAcctatgtatatatttatatgcagtttgttttttaatggaaTGCTTGGGGCTTCTGCGTTCTATCCAAAGATCCTTGCTGACCTTTTATCAGAATATCATGTTATCTCATATGTAGGGTGTCTCTCACAAGTTtccataatttatttttatgttttctgtGAATACACATGTTTAACAGTCATGTCATATGACAGATACATATCCATTTGCAAGCCTTTGGAGTATCATTCCATTATGACCCTTCAGAAAGGttttaaattattgttttttactTGGCTATGCTCCCTTCTAGAGTCCTCTGTTGGGGTTTTGTTGACTGCCCAACTCCCGTTATGTGGTAATGTCATTGACAAGCTTTATTGTTCTAACTGGGAAGTTGTTAAGTTGTCTTGCACAGATGTGTCTGTGAACAATGTGTATGGTTACTTTATAATATTCTCTCATGTATCTCAAGCTGTGTTCATCATTGTGTCATATATCTGCATTATCAGAGCTTGTTTAAGGTCCAAGAGACAGTGGCCAAAATTCATGCAGACATGCCTTCCCCATTTAATAGCACTCACAAACTTCACTATTGCCCTGCTCTTTGACTTAATGTATGCTCGTTATGGCAAAAGCCAGGGACTGCAAGCTCTGCGCAACATCTTAGGCATTGAATTTCTTGTTGTGCCTCCTCTCTTAAACCCAATAATCTATGGATTTAAACTAACCCAGATACGGCAAGGGCTTCTGAAAATGTACTGGCATAGATGTAAAGCTTTGCAACACAGATGA